A stretch of Coccidioides posadasii str. Silveira chromosome 2, complete sequence DNA encodes these proteins:
- a CDS encoding putative PKS/NRPS-like protein biosynthetic cluster (antiSMASH:Cluster_2.8~SMCOG1022:Beta-ketoacyl synthase~EggNog:ENOG410PMT9~COG:I) gives MSISSAGSIDLGNGVDSRKIAYHLLVELLATVATNLPFQYNGRIDTQNVLFDRERSISRLVELGPSNILVNMARRTKDAKFTFQDTLLGIERLFLASTQDSKLIQYQYSTDEQTTASETLVESQATSVSTPELTTSAPSQPPVDRKPSPSAPVANSIPDVPATALEIIQAIIGCKLRKSIPQVPSTKTIKDLAAGKSTLQNEFLADLSNEFGNTPDGAEDLPLNALAESFNSSPDHLGKTISTLISRWVSSTMPARFNLNSIREHLQRRWGLGPGRQTTVVLITMTKAVAESMGQFPSIDAAKELLDTVTSSYAKACGLNLQEQASTSTVPSADIVLDTATLDKLTHEQKRLAMVQHKALASYLGIETCAHQDPLSESDNIHQSRLNLWISEFNEDFERRIQPRFNRRHQRRFNFWWNQVRMDVIKSWISLLSGQVKGQPEVRADINMWRRIANRSNEETVDLVKRLIDHSDRTGEFHPRLFHLGERVKSLIASSASHPPRASFSLPLTKPRTIIGEDGSIRCTEVPRDGFSDYVSLLKSGRALQFASLKTRVAGHWKVKSRMTEEFFRVISRVLTYGISFAGKVALVTGAGPGSIGAELVKGLIMGGAVVIVTTSRAIADSQAYFRKMYAEFGSRGSELYLLPFNQGSMRDCAELIQYIYSPSGLAKNIDILIPFAAIPEKGIEVDGIGAESEFAHRAMLVNVLRLIGHIAHMKSAEKIDCNPTQVLLPLSPNHGTFGGDGLYSETKLGLESLLNRISSESWGKQVSLCGVVIGWTRGTGLMESNDTLAETIEAHGGLTFSQEEMALNILSLLSPDVARMSEDKPILVDLGGNLQRLNGLESILKDARQSLRQRADIAKVIYEEDRRERSMATTETESEDGLHSKDRMSRCTLQMEFPRELDYHQDLEPLKHLTGMVDHSSTVVIVGFSELGPWGSSRTRFEMESQQQLSTEGYIELAWLMGLIKHVDINPPTGHYVGWVDAKSQERLSDGQVAQRFGDHIQQHCGIRIIEPEMAGGYDPHGKESLQEIAVEEDLPEFDATLATATAFKQKHGDYAVIRQLEEPDSFRVQIKAGARIMIPKKSPVPANYVAGQLPSGWTPARYGIPEDIVNQVDPVTLFALCCVSDAFLSAGIKNPMEIFHHIHVSEVGNFIGSSLGGTEKNREMFRDVYLDKTVPGDVLQETNLNTPAAWVNMLLLGSSGPIKTPVGACATSLESLDIGVDSLLAGKTKMCLVGGVDNFHEDEAHAFTMMKATVDTEDQFAQGRTPAEMSRPTAESRGGFVEALGGGVQILCTAELAISMGLPIYAVVSGSAMAADKISRSVPAPGQGVLTFAREAPEALQSPLLNLEYRREKLNASISQLLSGSNDKKIGHDSDDETELLSPTLTPGFVSPSGSSGNSVPDSDSLESYQNSIDGFDLAKESTLPAQINALRRQWGNQFRQFCPTISPMRASLATWGLGIDDIGIVSLHGTSTKANDVNELDALNKQMDHLGRKGPPLLAMCQKSVTGHPKAPAAAWMLNGCLQAMNTGTVPGNFNCDNIDPALRDFPHILVTTETIHVPEINAFLLDSFGFGQKGAQMVGVAPKYLLGTLEKDVYQVYAEKCATRKRQANQAFAHAVMSDSLVKAQTQPPYEKRDESRVLLDPLARVSTNPTSKKIYFDPANLHGTQPVMVRREQPPQDHITLPEPSPINDVPGAKISISDITGDVLRSLPQDVKIRSIGVDIEAVSTFDYDSNPLFIQRNFTPAEQAFAQACRDPHMALIGRWCAKEAVFKSLGVKSKGAGAPMKEIEVKSDRNGAPKVVLHGAALRTARQANISNVIVSLSYSEGNVIAVAVSLNTPESL, from the exons ATGTCTATTTCTTCTGCTGGAAGCATTGATTTAGGCAACGGTGTCGACAGCCGGAAAATTGCCTACCATTTACTTGTTGAGTTACTCGC GACGGTAGCCACCAATTTGCCTTTCCAGTACAATG GTAGGATAGATACTCAGAATGTTTTATTTGATAGAGAGAGAAGCATCTCACGCCTTGTGGAGCTGGGACCGTCAAATATCTTGGTGAATATGGCTCGGAGAACGAAAGATGCTAAATTCACGTTTCAAGACACGCTTCTTGGCATTGAGCGTCTTTTTCTCGCCAGCACCCAGGATTCAAAATTGATCCAGTACCAATACAGTACTGACGAGCAGACGACAGCTTCTGAAACTCTAGTGGAGTCGCAGGCGACTTCTGTATCTACACCGGAGTTGACGACCAGTGCTCCCTCACAGCCACCAGTTGATAGAAAACCTTCACCATCCGCTCCCGTCGCTAACAGCATCCCCGATGTCCCTGCCACCGCATTAGAGATAATTCAGGCCATCATAGGCTGCAAGCTCCGGAAGTCAATTCCTCAAGTGCCCTCAACCAAGACCATCAAAGATCTAGCTGCAG GAAAATCTACTCTGCAAAATGAGTTTTTGGCAGACCTTTCCAACGAGTTTGGTAACACCCCTGACGGTGCCGAGGACCTTCCTCTTAATGCGCTGGCAGAATCCTTCAATAGCTCCCCGGATCATCTGGGGAAAACGATATCCACGTTGATATCCCGATGGGTTTCATCAACGATGCCGGCACGGTTCAACCTAAACTCCATCCGAGAGCATCTACAACGTCGTTGGGGTTTGGGTCCCGGCCGACAAACTACAGTCGTTTTGATCACTATGACAAAGGCAGTGGCTGAGTCCATGGGCCAGTTCCCGTCAATTGACGCTGCTAAAGAGTTACTGGATACGGTCACCAGCTCGTATGCTAAGGCTTGCGGGCTTAATTTACAGGAACAGGCGTCCACAAGCACCGTACCTTCGGCCGACATTGTGCTGGATACCGCTACACTGGATAAGTTGACACACGAGCAGAAACGCCTTGCCATGGTGCAGCATAAGGCCCTTGCATCGTACCTGGGGATTGAAACGTGCGCCCACCAAGATCCCCTTTCCGAATCGGATAACATACACCAGTCTCGGCTCAATCTTTGGATATCGGAGTTTAACGAAGATTTTGAACGTCGGATTCAACCTCGTTTTAACCGCCGCCACCAGAGGAGGTTCAATTTCTGGTGGAACCAAGTTCGCATGGACGTTATCAAGAGCTGGATTAGTCTTCTCAGTGGCCAAGTTAAAGGTCAGCCGGAAGTTCGAGCAGATATAAATATGTGGCGCCGGATTGCGAACAGATCGAATGAAGAGACTGTTGATCTGGTCAAGCGGCTCATAGACCACTCTGACAGGACTGGTGAATTTCATCCTCGACTATTTCATCTTGGTGAACGAGTAAAGAGTTTAATTGCTTCGTCAGCGTCGCATCCACCGCGAGCAAGCTTTTCGCTGCCGTTGACTAAACCACGGACTATCATAGGGGAGGATGGCTCCATTCGCTGCACCGAAGTCCCACGCGATGGCTTCTCGGACTATGTCTCTCTTCTAAAGTCAGGACGCGCTCTACAATTTGCTTCTCTGAAAACACGTGTCGCTGGTCATTGGAAAGTCAAAAGCAGGATGACAGAGGAATTCTTCCGAGTTATCTCACGGGTCTTGACATACGGAATTTCTTTCGCTGGCAAGGTTGCTCTTGTAACCGGAGCAGGCCCCGGTTCTATTGGCGCTGAGCTTGTCAAGGGACTCATTATGGGGGGAGCTGTTGTCATTGTCACCACAAGCCGCGCTATTGCCGACAGCCAAGCATACTTTCGCAAGATGTACGCAGAGTTTGGAAGCAGAGGCTCTGAATTGTATCTCTTGCCATTCAACCAAGGCAGCATGCGTGATTGTGCTGAATTGATCCAATACATCTACAGCCCATCTGGGTTAGCAAAAAATATCGACATCCTCATTCCGTTCGCTGCCATTCCGGAGAAAGGGATTGAAGTCGATGGCATAGGTGCAGAATCCGAATTTGCCCATCGTGCGATGCTAGTCAACGTTCTCCGACTAATTGGCCACATTGCTCACATGAAGAGTGCGGAAAAGATTGATTGCAACCCAACACAGGTTCTTCTACCTCTTTCTCCAAATCACGGGACCTTTGGCGGCGATGGACTCTATTCCGAGACAAAGTTGGGCTTGGAGAGTCTGCTTAACCGAATTTCTTCTGAGTCGTGGGGAAAGCAGGTGTCGTTATGTGGCGTCGTGATAGGCTGGACCCGGGGCACAGGACTCATGGAATCTAATGACACCCTGGCGGAGACCATCGAAGCCCATGGTGGGTTGACATTCTCCCAGGAGGAGATGGCGTTGAATATACTATCCCTTCTCTCTCCAGACGTAGCTAGGATGAGCGAGGACAAGCCCATTTTGGTAGATCTTGGGGGAAATCTTCAGAGGTTAAATGGGCTGGAAAGCATTCTTAAGGACGCCCGTCAGTCCCTACGTCAGCGTGCGGATATTGCCAAGGTTATCTATGAAGAAGATCGTCGTGAACGCTCGATGGCGACAACGGAGACGGAAAGTGAAGATGGACTACATAGCAAGGACCGTATGAGCCGGTGCACATTGCAAATGGAATTTCCTCGCGAGCTTGACTACCATCAGGACTTAGAACCCCTAAAGCACCTAACTGGCATGGTGGACCATTCCAGTACCGTTGTTATCGTGGGGTTTTCAGAGTTGGGCCCCTGGGGTAGCTCCCGGACTCGTTTCGAAATGGAGAGTCAACAACAGCTCTCTACTGAGGGCTATATCGAGCTTGCATGGCTGATGGGATTGATCAAACATGTTGACATTAACCCTCCCACTGGGCATTATGTAGGCTGGGTGGACGCGAAGTCGCAAGAGCGCTTATCTGATGGGCAGGTTGCCCAGAGATTTGGGGATCATATTCAACAGCATTGTGGAATTCGAATCATTGAACCGGAGATGGCAGGAGGATACGATCCTCACGGTAAGGAGTCCTTACAAGAAATTGCAGTGGAGGAAGACCTACCCGAGTTCGACGCAACTCTGGCTACCGCTACAGCGTTCAAACAGAAGCATGGCGACTATGCTGTGATCCGACAACTGGAAGAGCCGGACTCCTTCCGTGTTCAGATCAAGGCTGGTGCGCGGATCATGATTCCAAAGAAATCCCCTGTACCCGCGAATTATGTTGCTGGTCAACTTCCGAGTGGATGGACGCCAGCCCGATACGGTATACCAGAAGACATTGTGAATCAAGTGGATCCAGTGACATTGTTTGCGCTATGTTGCGTGTCAGATGCGTTTCTCAGCGCAGGAATAAAGAATCCCATGGAGATATTTCACCATATCCATGTATCTGAAGTGGGCAACTTCATTGGGTCCTCGCTAGGTGGAACAGAAAAGAACCGCGAGATGTTTAGGGATGTGTACCTGGACAAGACAGTGCCCGGGGATGTGCTCCAGGAGACCAACCTCAATACTCCCGCAGCGTGGGTCAACATGCTTTTGCTCGGAAGCAGTGGCCCTATTAAAACCCCGGTTGGGGCCTGTGCTACCAGCCTCGAATCACTGGACATTGGGGTAGATTCTCTTCTCGCTGGAAAGACCAAGATGTGTCTTGTTGGTGGTGTGGATAACTTCCATGAGGACGAGGCCCACGCTTTTACGATGATGAAGGCCACAGTCGACACCGAAGACCAGTTTGCACAAGGTCGCACTCCTGCAGAGATGTCTCGACCCACCGCTGAATCACGGGGGGGATTTGTTGAAGCTCTTGGTGGAGGTGTCCAAATTCTATGCACAGCGGAGCTGGCCATTTCTATGGGGCTGCCCATCTACGCTGTCGTCTCAGGCTCCGCTATGGCAGCAGACAAAATCAGTCGCTCCGTTCCAGCTCCCGGTCAAGGCGTTCTTACATTCGCGCGAGAGGCCCCAGAAGCTCTTCAATCCCCGCTTCTAAATCTAGAATACCGCCGCGAGAAGTTGAATGCATCCATTTCTCAACTTCTCTCTGGTTCTAATGACAAGAAAATAGGCCATGACAGCGACGATGAGACAGAGTTGCTTTCACCCACTCTAACCCCTGGATTTGTTTCTCCTTCTGGTTCATCAGGAAATTCAGTACCAGACTCGGATAGTCTAGAGTCATACCAGAACAGTATCGATGGCTTCGATCTTGCAAAAGAGTCTACTCTTCCGGCACAGATCAATGCGCTCCGCCGCCAGTGGGGGAATCAGTTTCGACAATTTTGCCCTACAATCTCACCCATGCGAGCGTCGTTGGCCACCTGGGGACTCGGTATTGATGATATTGGAATTGTATCGTTGCATGGAACTTCTACGAAAGCTAATGATGTTAACGAACTCGATGCATTAAACAAGCAAATGGACCATCTCGGTCGTAAAGGTCCGCCCCTTTTAGCTATGTGTCAGAAATCTGTCACAGGGCATCCAAAAGCCCCCGCTGCAGCGTGGATGCTGAACGGATGCCTGCAAGCTATGAATACAGGCACAGTCCCTGGAAATTTCAATTGCGATAATATCGATCCTGCTCTCCGGGACTTCCCGCACATCTTGGTCACGACAGAGACGATTCATGTCCCTGAGATCAATGCCTTTTTGCTGGATTCATTTGGCTTCGGGCAAAAAGGGGCCCAGATGGTCGGAGTGGCACCAAAATATCTCCTCGGGACACTTGAGAAAGATGTGTATCAAGTGTATGCAGAAAAGTGCGCCACCAGGAAGCGACAAGCGAATCAAGCGTTTGCACATGCTGTCATGTCTGATTCTCTAGTCAAGGCTCAAACTCAGCCGCCGTATGAGAAACGGGATGAGTCCAGAGTACTTCTAGATCCGTTGGCTCGCGTATCCACTAATCCCACGTCCAAGAAGATCTATTTCGATCCCGCCAATCTCCATGGTACCCAGCCTGTCATGGTCAGGCGGGAGCAACCCCCGCAGGATCATATTACTCTACCAGAGCCGTCACCGATAAACGATGTACCTGGCGCCAAAATCTCCATTTCTGATATCACTGGTGATGTCCTGCGCTCCCTTCCACAAGATGTGAAAATCCGCTCAATTGGTGTCGACATTGAGGCCGTAAGCACCTTTGACTACGACTCTAACCCGTTATTTATACAACGAAACTTCACTCCCGCCGAACAGGCGTTCGCCCAGGCATGTCGGGACCCGCATATGGCATTGATCGGGCGCTGGTGCGCAAAGGAAGCCGTTTTCAAGAGCCTTGGGGTCAAGTCCAAAGGGGCAGGGGCACCGATGAAAGAAATTGAGGTAAAAAGTGATAGGAATGGGGCACCTAAAGTGGTT TTACATGGTGCAGCCCTACGTACCGCCAGACAGGCGAACATAAGCAATGTGATTGTTAGTCTCTCATACAGCGAAGGGAACGTTATTGCAGTGGCAGTGTCTTTGAACACACCCGAGTCACTCTGA